A region from the Lutra lutra chromosome 1, mLutLut1.2, whole genome shotgun sequence genome encodes:
- the PALM3 gene encoding paralemmin-3 isoform X3, whose translation MDGAAEGTERLEDSTSKDPQSPEGQAQARIRNLEDSLFTLQSQLQLLQSASTGAQHKPSGRPTWRRQGHRPLSQPTVEAGPTDHADLNKRASLPAGPVDTSPESPSEARDEAVRALSALRLFPGAAGASSEANGPCPGPSPPPEQDPSQALAASKGGVDEAKGGVVKVVWEGLRATEDCATAAMGPELEAKVEEMVLEAIGDRQEASCPELPSWVKEDRGIVEVVWEGVGGPDSGDSEATGELDRGLKVAQASSPRLQVRLEGAAPGEGGVPRGSPDGDGPGGSGGEEGSFIWVERVTLSEDWEELGVEGLEGPRMWGKGGGPESPLGAERVAGEEAREAGSGQAEEPVGGGKKWSEEKVGIEEEGADMSLMGDREGSKDSLEAERRGGEDKLGTEREAAEELLSVAREAVEGPLRERGEEPLQVELKSAEEPEAEKEDEEPLGVEQKGDEEKLEVTEEPGVLERKEGEESPKVERTGGEARLEAEKGGGEAPLEGEKGGGEESLKVERTGGEVPLEAEKEGEESLEAEKGGGEAPLEAEKTQAIKEDLSLEEQRESEGGQECQAEEVSEAGAPVGAKEESRPEEEDPQLQEKQEGSLEEGSVRPQTPAEGQSPSGDATPLLAETPAPEQPAECQPLLRAQGPRANPSARPVPTYAPARQPEPSAPPEGEEASGPKQKTCQCCAVM comes from the exons GGTCACCGACCTCTCTCCCAACCTACTGTGGAGGCAGGTCCCACAG ACCATGCTGATCTGAACAAGAGAGCCTCCCTACCAGCTGGACCAGTGGACACATCTCCAGAGTCCCCCTCAGAAGCCAGAGATGAGGCTGTCAGGGCTCTGTCAGCCCTGAGGCTGTTCCCTGGGGCAGCAGGGGCCTCCTCAGAAGCCAATGGCCCCTGCCCTGGACCCAGCCCCCCTCCAGAGCAGGATCCTAGTCAGGCGCTGGCAGCATCCAAGGGAGGCGTGGACGAGGCCAAAGGGGGTGTGGTGAAGGTGGTATGGGAGGGGCTGAGGGCCACGGAGGACTGTGCCACGGCGGCCATGGGCCCAGAGCTAGAGGCTAAGGTAGAGGAGATGGTGCTGGAGGCCATTGGGGACAGGCAGGAAGCTAGCTGCCCAGAGCTCCCATCCTGGGTGAAGGAGGACAGGGGCATCGTGGAGGTggtctgggagggggtgggagggccagACAGTGGGGACTCAGAGGCCACAGGGGAGCTGGATAGGGGCCTGAAGGTTGCGCAGGCCAGCTCACCGAGGCTTCAGGTGAGACTAGAAGGAGCAGCTCCTGGAGAAGGAGGTGTTCCCAGGGGCAGCCCTGACGGTGATGGGCCAGGGGgctctggaggagaggaggggtctTTCATTTGGGTGGAGAGGGTGACCCTCAGCGAGgactgggaggagctgggggtggagggattgGAAGGGCccaggatgtggggaaaggggggaGGACCCGAGAGTCCACTGGGGGCAGAGAGGGTGGCAGGGGAGGaagccagggaggcagggagcgGCCAAGCAGAGGAACCAGTGGGTGGAGGAAAGAAGTGGAGTGAGGAGAAGGTAGGgatagaggaggaaggagcagacatGTCTCTGatgggggacagggaaggaagcaaggactccttggaagcagagaggagggggggtgAGGACAAGCTGGGGACAGAAAGGGAAGCAGCTGAGGAACTGTTGTCAGTAGCAAGAGAGGCAGTTGAGGGACCTTTGAGGGAAAGAGGCGAGGAGCCATTGCAAGTAGAGCTGAAAAGTGCagaagagccagaggcagagaaggaagatgaagaaCCATTGGGAGTAGAGCAGAAAGGAGATGAGGAAAAGCTAGAGGTGACTGAAGAACCAGGGGtgttggaaagaaaggaaggcgAGGAGTCACCGAAGGTAGAGAGAACAGGAGGTGAGGCGCGATTGGAGGCCGAGAAAGGGGGAGGTGAGGCGCCACTGGAGGGTGAGAAAGGAGGAGGTGAGGAGTCACTGAAGGTAGAGAGAACAGGAGGTGAGGTGCCATTGGAGGCTGAGAAAGAAGGCGAGGAGTCACTGGAGGCTGAGAAAGGGGGAGGTGAGGCACCATTGGAGGCCGAGAAGACCCAAGCGATCAAGGAAGATCTGAGtctggaagagcagagagagtcTGAGGGCGGACAGGAATGTCAGGCAGAGGAGGTGAGTGAGGCAGGGGCTCCTGTGGGGGCCAAGGAAGAGTCAAGGCCAGAAGAGGAAGATCCACAGCTCCAGGAGAAGCaggaaggctccctggaggagggatCTGTAAGGCCCCAAACCCCTGCTGAGGGCCAGAGCCCCTCGGGGGACGCCACCCCCCTCCTGGCAGAGACCCCAGCCCCAGAGCAGCCTGCCGAGTGCCAGCCACTGCTTCGGGCGCAAGGGCCTCGGGCCAACCCCAGTGCCCGGCCTGTGCCCACCTATGCACCTGCCCGGCAGCCCGAGCCGTCTGCCCCTCCCGAGGGCGAAGAGGCAAGCGGTCCTAAGCAAAAGACGTGCCAGTGTTGTGCGGTCATGTGA
- the IL27RA gene encoding interleukin-27 receptor subunit alpha has translation MRGPRAPLFGPRPKLVLLPLLLLLGHRTRSRDSPGPLQCYGVGPLGDLNCSWEALGDLGAPSTLHLQSQKYHSKRTWTVPVPAGQSWVTIPREQLTMSDELLVWGTKAGQPLWPPVFVNLETRMKPDAPRLYPDVDFSEDEPLEATVHWAPPVWPPHNVMACQFYYRRCQGTAWTPLEPELKSIPLAPVEIQDLELATGYEVRGHCRMEKEENLWSEWSPILSFQTLPSAPKDVWISGNLCGTPGTQEPLILWKDPGHCVQMSYKVWFQAKGQELIQKTAPCCSSFVPALAEWVGVSAINATSWEPLTNLSLACLGPDLAPRGVVVSSIAGSTGLLVTWQRGSGELQEHVVDWAQDGDPLEDLSWIRLPPENLSALLPGNFEGGVPYRITVTALSPWGMAPAPSVWRFREELVPLAGPVLWRLQDAPPGTPAIAWGEVPRHQLRGHLTHYTVYVQSGTKPTVCMNVSRSTRNITLPDLPWGPCELWVTASTNAGQGPPGPSLWLHLPDNSLKWKVLPGVFLLWGLLLTGCGVSLATSRRCLHLRHKVLPRWVWEKIPDPANSNCGQSHVEEVPQAQPPRDLPILKVEEMEPLPVMEPPQTSTQLGSGYEKHFLPTPEELGLLGPPPVPKFWPEPSPGQERDAHLTDEDTEAQRG, from the exons ATGCGGGGGCCCCGGGCCCCCCTCTTCGGGCCGCGGCCGAAGCTggtgctgctgcccctgctgttGCTGCTGGGCCACCGGACTCGGTCTCGGG aCAGTCCTGGGCCACTGCAGTGCTATGGAGTTGGACCCTTGGGCGATCTGAACTGCTCGTGGGAAGCTCTTGGGGACCTGGGAGCACCCTCCACGCTGCACCTCCAGAGCCAGAAATA CCATTCCAAAAGAACGTGGACTGTGCCAGTGCCCGCCGGGCAGAGCTGGGTGACCATCCCGAGGGAACAGCTTACCATGTCTGATGAACTGCTTGTCTGGGGTACCAAGGCAGGCCAGCCTCTCTGGCCCCCAGTCTTCGTGAATCTGGAAACCCGAA TGAAGCCAGATGCCCCCAGGCTGTACCCTGACGTGGACTTTTCAGAGGATGAGCCCCTGGAGGCCACTGTCCATTGGGCCCCACCTGTGTGGCCACCCCATAATGTCATGGCCTGCCAGTTCTACTATCGAAGATGCCAGGGGACGGCCTGGACCCCG CTGGAGCCGGAATTGAAGTCCATTCCCCTGGCACCTGTTGAAATTCAGGACCTGGAGCTGGCCACTGGCTATGAGGTGCGGGGCCACTGccgaatggagaaagaagagaatcttTGGAGCGAGTGGAGCCCCATTTTGTCCTTCCAGACACTGCCCTCTG CTCCAAAAGATGTATGGATATCTGGGAACCTCTGTGGGACACCAGGCACACAGGAACCCCTGATTCTGTGGAAG GACCCGGGGCACTGCGTGCAGATGAGCTATAAAGTTTGGTTCCAGGCCAAAGGCCAGGAGCTGATCCAGAAGACGGCTCCCTGCTGCAGCTCCTTCGTCCCTGCCCTGGCCGAGTGGGTTGGGGTGTCTGCCATCAATGCCACGAGCTGGGAGCCTCTTACCAACCTTTCTTTGGCCTGCCTGG GTCCAGATCTCGCCCCCCGAGGCGTGGTGGTCAGCAGCATTGCCGGCAGCACAGGGCTGCTGGTGACTTGGCAGCGGGGGTCTGGGGAGTTGCAGGAGCACGTGGTGGACTGGGCTCAAGACGGGGATCCTCTGGAGGACCTCAGCTGGATCCGGCTTCCCCCTGAGAACCTCAGTGCTCTGTTGCCAG GGAATTTTGAAGGAGGGGTCCCCTACCGAATCACAGTGACAGCACTCTCTCCTTGGGGCATGGCCCCTGCCCCCTCAGTCTGGAGGTTCAGAGAGGAACTGG TGCCCCTAGCTGGGCCGGTGCTTTGGCGACTCCAGGATGCCCCTCCAGGGACCCCCGCCATAGCGTGGGGAGAGGTCCCAAGACATCAACTCCGGGGCCATCTCACGCACTACACTGTGTATGTACAGAGCGGGACCAAGCCTACTGTCTGCATGAATG TGAGCAGGAGCACCCGGAACATCACCCTGCCCGACCTTCCCTGGGGTCCTTGTGAGCTGTGGGTGACCGCATCCACCAACGCAGGACAGGGGCCACCAGGTCCCAGCCTCTGGCTTCACCTACCAG ATAACAGCCTGAAGTGGAAAGTTCTGCCGGGTGTCTTTCTCCTGTGGGGCTTGCTCCTGACCGGCTGTGGTGTGAGCCTGGCTACGTCTAGAAG GTGCCTCCACCTTCGGCACAAGGTACTGCCCCGCTGGGTCTGGGAGAAGATTCCTGATCCGGCCAATAGCAATTGTGGCCAGTCCCACGTGGAG GAGGTGCCTCAGGCTCAGCCCCCCAGGGACTTGCCCATCCTGAAAGTGGAGGAGATGGAGCCGCTCCCGGTTATGGAGCCCCCCCAGACCTCCACCCAGCTGGGCTCTGGCTATGAGAAACACTTTCTGCCCACCCCCGAGGAGCTGGGCCTTCTGGGCCCACCCCCAGTTCCCAAATTCTGGCCTGAACCCAGCCCAGGCCAGGAGAGGGATGCCCATTTGACAGAcgaagacactgaggctcagagaggctga